Proteins from one Burkholderia oklahomensis C6786 genomic window:
- a CDS encoding heavy-metal-associated domain-containing protein, with translation MKLEVKDMSCGGCANAITQAITAVDPSATVSADITSKVVEVGSTLGAERVAAIIEAAGFRPAVLTA, from the coding sequence ATGAAGCTCGAAGTGAAAGACATGTCGTGCGGCGGCTGCGCGAACGCGATCACGCAGGCGATCACGGCCGTCGATCCGTCGGCGACCGTTTCGGCCGACATTACGTCGAAGGTCGTCGAAGTCGGCTCGACGCTCGGCGCCGAGCGCGTGGCGGCCATCATCGAAGCCGCGGGCTTTCGTCCGGCCGTCCTGACGGCATGA
- the gor gene encoding glutathione-disulfide reductase has product MEFDYDLFVIGAGSGGVRLGRIAASCGARVGIAEEERIGGTCVLRGCIPKKLLVYASHYSHDVEDAAGFGWTFDIGLFSWPTLIEAKDREIGRLSGIYADLLNKSGVEIHAGRATLVDAHTVDVAGRRVTARHIGVATGSRPVMPPIPGIEHAITSREALSLPELPERIAIVGGGYIAVEFAGIFNGLGVDVDQFYRGEQILRGFDDDVRRVLHDEMTKQGIAIHTRANVEAIVRGADGALTLELATGEHGPYDAVLYATGRVANCDGLGLEAVGVARDADGAIEVDAYSTTTVPSIHAIGDVTARPQLTPVATRDGMLLAANLFGGKRIAADHRYIPSAVFSQPEVATVGLAEANARAEFGAVDIYKTSFRALRHTLSGRDEKTFMKLVVARDSQRVVGAHMVGRDAAEIIQGIAVAIRAGATKAQFDETVGIHPTAAEEFVTLRQKEPDDA; this is encoded by the coding sequence ATGGAATTCGATTACGATCTCTTTGTCATCGGCGCGGGCTCGGGCGGCGTGCGCTTGGGCCGAATCGCCGCCTCCTGCGGCGCGCGCGTCGGCATCGCGGAAGAAGAGCGGATCGGCGGCACCTGCGTGCTGCGCGGCTGCATTCCGAAAAAGCTGCTCGTCTACGCATCGCACTACAGCCATGACGTCGAGGACGCGGCGGGCTTCGGCTGGACCTTCGACATCGGCCTGTTCTCGTGGCCGACGCTCATCGAAGCGAAGGACCGCGAGATCGGGCGCCTGAGCGGCATCTACGCCGATCTGCTGAACAAATCCGGCGTCGAGATCCATGCGGGGCGCGCGACGCTCGTCGACGCGCACACGGTCGACGTCGCGGGGCGCCGCGTCACCGCGCGGCACATCGGCGTCGCGACCGGCTCGCGGCCGGTGATGCCGCCGATTCCCGGCATCGAGCACGCGATCACGTCGCGCGAGGCGCTCAGCCTGCCCGAGCTGCCCGAGCGGATCGCGATCGTCGGCGGCGGCTATATCGCGGTCGAATTCGCGGGCATCTTCAACGGGCTCGGCGTCGACGTCGACCAGTTCTATCGCGGCGAGCAGATCCTGCGCGGCTTCGACGACGACGTGCGGCGCGTGTTGCACGACGAGATGACGAAGCAGGGCATCGCGATCCATACGCGCGCGAACGTCGAGGCGATCGTGCGCGGCGCCGACGGCGCGCTGACGCTCGAACTTGCGACCGGCGAGCATGGCCCTTACGACGCGGTGCTGTACGCGACGGGACGCGTCGCGAATTGCGACGGGCTCGGGCTCGAAGCGGTCGGCGTCGCGCGCGATGCGGACGGTGCGATCGAGGTCGACGCGTATTCGACGACGACGGTGCCGTCGATCCACGCGATCGGCGACGTCACCGCGCGCCCGCAGTTGACGCCCGTCGCGACGCGCGACGGCATGCTGCTCGCGGCGAACCTGTTCGGCGGCAAGCGGATCGCGGCCGACCATCGTTACATTCCTTCCGCGGTGTTCAGCCAGCCGGAGGTCGCGACGGTCGGGCTCGCCGAGGCGAATGCGCGCGCCGAGTTCGGCGCTGTCGACATCTACAAGACGTCGTTCAGGGCGTTGCGGCACACGCTGTCCGGCCGCGACGAGAAGACGTTCATGAAGCTCGTCGTCGCGCGCGACAGCCAGCGCGTCGTCGGCGCGCACATGGTCGGGCGCGACGCGGCGGAGATCATCCAGGGCATCGCGGTCGCGATCCGCGCGGGCGCGACGAAGGCGCAGTTCGACGAGACGGTCGGCATTCATCCGACCGCGGCCGAGGAGTTCGTCACGCTGCGGCAGAAGGAGCCGGACGACGCGTGA
- the argG gene encoding argininosuccinate synthase: MTTILENLPAGQKVGIAFSGGLDTSAALHWMRIKGAVPYAYTANLGQPDEDDYDAIPKRAIQYGAEGARLIDCRAQLVAEGIAALQCGAFHISTAGVTYFNTTPIGRAVTGTMLVAAMKEDGVNIWGDGSTYKGNDIERFYRYGLLVNPDLKIYKPWLDQQFIDELGGRAEMSEFMRQAGFEYKMSAEKAYSTDSNLLGATHEAKDLESLESGIKIVNPIMGVAFWRDDVKIDKEEVTIRFEEGRPVALNGVEYKDAVELLLEANRIGGRHGLGMSDQIENRIIEAKSRGIYEAPGLALLYIAYERLVTGIHNEDTIEQYRENGRRLGRLLYQGRWFDPQAIMLRETAQHWVARAVTGEVTVELRRGNDYSILGTRSPNLTYQPERLSMEKVQSTFSPRDRIGQLTMRNLDITDTREKLRIYSQVGLLAAGESSALPQLKEDQGGN, from the coding sequence ATGACCACGATTCTTGAAAATCTCCCGGCCGGCCAGAAGGTCGGCATCGCGTTCTCCGGCGGCCTCGACACGAGCGCCGCGCTGCACTGGATGCGCATCAAGGGGGCCGTTCCTTACGCCTACACGGCCAACCTCGGCCAGCCCGACGAAGACGACTACGACGCGATCCCGAAGCGCGCGATCCAGTACGGCGCCGAAGGCGCGCGCCTGATCGACTGCCGCGCGCAGCTCGTCGCCGAAGGGATCGCCGCGCTCCAATGCGGTGCATTCCACATCTCGACGGCCGGCGTCACGTATTTCAATACGACCCCGATTGGCCGCGCCGTGACGGGCACGATGCTCGTCGCCGCGATGAAGGAAGACGGCGTCAACATCTGGGGCGACGGCAGCACGTACAAGGGCAACGACATCGAGCGCTTCTACCGCTACGGCCTGCTCGTGAATCCGGACCTGAAGATCTACAAGCCCTGGCTCGACCAGCAGTTCATCGACGAGCTCGGCGGCCGCGCGGAGATGTCCGAGTTCATGCGCCAGGCGGGCTTCGAATACAAGATGTCGGCGGAGAAGGCGTACTCGACCGACTCGAACCTGCTCGGCGCGACGCACGAGGCGAAGGATCTCGAAAGCCTCGAGAGCGGCATCAAGATCGTCAATCCGATCATGGGCGTCGCGTTCTGGCGCGACGACGTGAAAATCGACAAGGAAGAAGTGACGATCCGCTTCGAAGAAGGGCGTCCCGTCGCGCTGAACGGCGTCGAATACAAGGATGCGGTGGAACTGCTGCTCGAAGCGAACCGGATCGGCGGCCGCCACGGCCTCGGGATGAGCGACCAGATCGAGAACCGGATCATCGAGGCGAAGAGCCGCGGCATCTATGAAGCCCCGGGGCTCGCGCTGCTGTACATTGCATACGAGCGCCTCGTCACCGGCATCCACAACGAGGACACGATCGAGCAGTACCGCGAAAACGGCCGCCGTCTCGGCCGCCTGCTGTATCAGGGCCGCTGGTTCGATCCGCAGGCGATCATGCTGCGCGAGACCGCGCAGCACTGGGTCGCGCGCGCGGTCACGGGCGAGGTGACGGTCGAACTGCGTCGCGGCAACGACTACTCGATTCTCGGCACGCGCTCGCCGAACCTGACGTACCAGCCGGAACGCCTGTCGATGGAGAAGGTGCAGTCGACGTTCTCGCCGCGCGACCGGATCGGCCAGCTGACGATGCGCAATCTCGACATCACCGACACGCGCGAGAAGCTGCGCATCTACTCGCAGGTCGGGCTGCTGGCGGCGGGTGAGTCGTCGGCGCTGCCGCAACTGAAGGAAGACCAGGGCGGCAACTGA
- a CDS encoding efflux RND transporter periplasmic adaptor subunit, translating to MNHTRLMRAALMTFAAAALLGAGYFAGARFAPHGNGAATSAAAGAANTANTANTADKIDPKTGRKVLYWHDPMVPNQHFDKPGKSPFMNMPLEPVYADDGGGAVGVRIDPGLQQNLGIRYATVRRRDVDESIDAIGTTQFDESRSAVVQSRVTGYIDRLYASAPMQRIAKGAPVASLFVPDWLAPQEEYLALKRGGMEAELLAASRARMRALSIPDSVIASLDRTGRAQTHVALASPETGVVSELNVRDGAMVTPGQTIAKIAGLSTLWLVVDVPESLASDLRPGLRVDATFAGDPRQRVKGTIREILPGVSATTRTQQARLEIDNHALALTPGMLMRVRVGARKAAPRLVVPSEAVIATGKRSVVIVRSADGRLRPADVTAGRDVGDETEVLGGLSEGETVVASGQFLIDSEASLKSVLPRLEADASGTRATTGDAAAAHAASAASSSAAASSRSTPTSRTAAAPTYETIGKIENITATDITFSHRPVPALGWGAMTMSFGKPAPDAFASVKTGDTVRFAFKATGDGYQLTKVEPVGGAR from the coding sequence ATGAACCACACTCGCTTGATGCGTGCGGCGCTGATGACGTTCGCCGCCGCTGCATTGCTGGGCGCTGGCTATTTCGCCGGCGCTCGTTTCGCGCCGCACGGGAACGGAGCCGCGACTTCGGCCGCGGCCGGTGCCGCGAACACCGCGAACACCGCGAACACCGCCGACAAAATCGACCCGAAGACGGGCAGAAAGGTGCTGTACTGGCACGACCCGATGGTGCCGAATCAGCATTTCGACAAGCCCGGCAAGTCGCCTTTCATGAACATGCCGCTCGAACCCGTCTATGCGGATGACGGCGGCGGCGCGGTCGGCGTGCGCATCGATCCCGGCCTGCAGCAGAACCTCGGCATCCGCTACGCGACCGTGCGCCGGCGCGACGTCGACGAAAGCATCGACGCGATCGGCACGACGCAATTCGACGAATCGCGCTCGGCCGTCGTGCAATCGCGCGTGACGGGCTATATCGACCGTTTGTACGCGAGCGCGCCGATGCAGCGCATTGCGAAGGGCGCGCCGGTCGCGTCGCTGTTCGTGCCGGACTGGCTCGCGCCGCAGGAGGAATATCTCGCGCTCAAGCGCGGCGGAATGGAGGCGGAGCTGCTTGCCGCGTCGCGTGCGCGGATGCGTGCCTTGTCGATTCCCGACAGCGTGATCGCGAGCCTCGACCGGACGGGGCGCGCGCAGACGCACGTCGCGCTCGCGTCGCCGGAGACGGGCGTCGTCAGCGAACTGAACGTGCGCGACGGCGCGATGGTGACGCCCGGGCAGACGATCGCGAAGATCGCCGGATTGTCGACGCTGTGGCTCGTCGTCGACGTGCCGGAGTCACTGGCGTCCGACCTGCGGCCCGGCCTGCGCGTCGATGCGACGTTCGCGGGCGATCCACGGCAGCGCGTGAAGGGAACGATCCGCGAGATCCTGCCGGGCGTCAGCGCGACGACGCGCACGCAGCAGGCGCGCCTCGAGATCGACAACCACGCGCTTGCGCTCACGCCGGGCATGCTGATGCGCGTGCGCGTCGGCGCGCGGAAGGCGGCGCCCCGGCTCGTCGTGCCGTCCGAGGCGGTGATCGCCACGGGCAAGCGCTCGGTCGTGATCGTCAGGAGCGCTGACGGTCGGCTGCGGCCCGCGGACGTGACGGCCGGCCGCGACGTCGGCGACGAGACCGAGGTGCTGGGCGGGTTGAGCGAAGGCGAAACGGTCGTCGCGTCCGGCCAGTTCCTGATCGACTCCGAAGCGAGTCTGAAGTCGGTGCTGCCGCGGCTCGAAGCCGATGCGTCCGGCACGCGCGCAACGACGGGCGATGCCGCCGCCGCGCACGCGGCGAGCGCGGCTTCGTCATCGGCGGCGGCTTCGTCGCGATCGACGCCGACGTCGCGGACCGCCGCCGCGCCGACCTACGAAACCATCGGCAAGATCGAAAATATCACCGCGACCGATATCACGTTCTCGCATCGACCGGTGCCGGCGCTCGGCTGGGGCGCGATGACGATGTCGTTCGGCAAGCCCGCGCCCGACGCGTTCGCGAGCGTGAAGACGGGCGATACGGTGCGCTTCGCGTTCAAGGCAACCGGCGACGGCTATCAGCTGACGAAGGTCGAACCGGTCGGAGGCGCACGATGA
- a CDS encoding TolC family protein: MHFMFRAPRGRRARLRARTLVAALTFANAAAAFAQQTSFTLDAALQSATDRSAAMQAAQASVQASAELVVKAGQLPDPMLKAGIDNLPIDGPQRFTIGQESMTMRRIGIEQEWVPGDKRRLRAALANEVVGRERAGYLAQLANVRQQTAVAWLNATYAKKALALQRELVDAMNRELAATQAAYRGAKAMAADALQARALLAQARDQQLKARQAFDVALIDLSRRTAVPVSDVSGEPPAPVSFVPSLPSDELRHVQPTLIAADGDVAVADADVAVASSERRPNWTWEIAYQQRGAPYANMVSIGVTIPLPLNRRDRQNRDVAEKRALATKARLMYEDARRQVEADIRTQSATLASGRARLAELDRSLLPAADERVRLADAAYRAGAGSLADAFAARRARLDARLQVLDLERDVAQTWAQLEYQVVPSTTVAAQ, translated from the coding sequence ATGCATTTCATGTTTCGCGCGCCGCGTGGCCGGCGTGCGCGCCTGCGCGCGCGCACGCTCGTCGCGGCGCTCACGTTCGCGAACGCCGCCGCGGCGTTCGCCCAGCAGACGTCTTTCACGCTCGACGCCGCGCTGCAATCCGCCACCGATCGATCGGCGGCGATGCAGGCGGCGCAGGCATCCGTCCAGGCGAGCGCCGAGCTCGTCGTCAAGGCCGGGCAGCTGCCCGATCCGATGCTGAAGGCCGGCATCGACAATCTGCCGATCGACGGTCCGCAGCGATTCACGATTGGCCAGGAATCGATGACGATGCGCCGCATCGGCATCGAGCAGGAGTGGGTGCCGGGCGACAAGCGCCGGCTGCGCGCCGCGCTCGCGAACGAAGTCGTCGGCCGCGAGCGCGCCGGCTATCTCGCGCAGCTCGCGAACGTCCGTCAGCAGACGGCCGTCGCGTGGCTCAACGCCACTTATGCGAAGAAGGCGCTCGCGCTGCAGCGCGAGCTCGTCGACGCGATGAATCGCGAGCTCGCCGCGACGCAGGCCGCGTATCGCGGCGCGAAGGCGATGGCCGCCGACGCCTTGCAGGCGCGGGCGCTGCTCGCACAGGCGCGCGACCAGCAACTGAAGGCGCGGCAGGCATTCGACGTCGCGCTGATCGACCTGTCGCGCCGGACCGCCGTGCCGGTGTCCGACGTGTCGGGCGAGCCGCCCGCGCCGGTGTCGTTCGTGCCGTCGCTGCCGTCCGACGAGCTGAGGCACGTGCAGCCGACGCTGATCGCAGCCGACGGCGACGTCGCGGTCGCCGACGCCGATGTCGCCGTCGCGAGCAGCGAGCGCCGTCCGAACTGGACGTGGGAGATCGCGTATCAGCAGCGCGGTGCGCCGTACGCCAACATGGTGTCGATCGGCGTCACGATCCCGCTGCCGCTCAATCGCCGCGACCGCCAGAATCGCGACGTCGCCGAGAAGCGCGCGCTCGCGACGAAGGCGCGGCTGATGTACGAGGATGCGCGGCGCCAGGTCGAGGCGGACATTCGCACGCAGTCGGCGACGCTCGCGAGCGGCCGCGCGCGTCTCGCGGAGCTCGATCGATCGCTGCTGCCCGCGGCCGACGAGCGCGTGCGGCTCGCCGACGCCGCGTATCGCGCGGGCGCAGGCTCGCTCGCCGACGCGTTCGCCGCTCGCCGCGCACGGCTCGATGCCCGGCTGCAGGTGCTCGATCTCGAGCGCGACGTCGCGCAGACGTGGGCGCAGCTCGAATACCAGGTCGTCCCCTCGACGACGGTTGCCGCACAGTGA
- a CDS encoding TPM domain-containing protein: protein MKFFRAACLAILTFASLGGVCRGEQPVPPLAARVTDATGTLTDAQRATLEQSLKDFETRKGSQVAVLIVPTTQPETIEQYSIRVVEQWKLGRANVDDGVLLIVAKNDRTLRIEVGYGLEGVLTDATSHRIIDEVIVPSFLRGDFYGGISAGVGSMMRVIEGEPLPPPRARRGEDGGPGRLLPVLFVMTIVAGGVLRAVFGRFAGSVVTGGAVGFVAWLLSGALLVAVAAAAIALFFTLFGGGMGARVGGPFIGGRGGGWGGGQDGFRGGGGGFGGGGASGRW from the coding sequence TTGAAGTTCTTTCGTGCGGCGTGCCTCGCCATCCTCACGTTCGCGTCGCTCGGCGGCGTCTGCCGCGGCGAGCAGCCGGTGCCGCCGCTCGCCGCGCGCGTGACGGACGCGACGGGCACGCTGACGGACGCCCAGCGCGCGACGCTCGAACAGTCGCTGAAGGACTTCGAAACGCGCAAGGGCAGCCAGGTCGCCGTTCTGATCGTGCCGACGACGCAGCCCGAGACGATCGAGCAGTATTCGATTCGCGTCGTCGAGCAGTGGAAGCTCGGCCGCGCGAACGTCGACGACGGCGTGCTCCTCATCGTCGCGAAGAACGATCGCACGCTGCGCATCGAAGTCGGCTACGGCCTCGAGGGCGTGCTGACCGACGCGACGAGCCATCGCATCATCGACGAGGTCATCGTGCCGAGCTTTCTGCGCGGCGACTTTTACGGCGGAATCTCGGCGGGCGTCGGCAGCATGATGCGCGTGATCGAAGGCGAGCCGCTGCCGCCGCCGCGCGCGCGGCGCGGCGAAGACGGCGGGCCCGGCCGTTTGCTGCCGGTGCTGTTCGTGATGACGATCGTTGCGGGCGGCGTGCTGCGCGCGGTGTTCGGCCGGTTCGCGGGCTCGGTCGTCACGGGCGGCGCGGTCGGTTTCGTCGCGTGGCTGTTGTCCGGCGCGCTACTCGTCGCGGTCGCGGCGGCCGCGATCGCGCTCTTCTTCACGCTGTTCGGCGGCGGGATGGGCGCGCGCGTCGGCGGCCCGTTCATCGGCGGCCGCGGCGGCGGCTGGGGCGGCGGACAGGACGGCTTCCGCGGCGGCGGCGGCGGGTTCGGCGGCGGCGGCGCATCCGGGAGATGGTGA
- a CDS encoding heavy metal translocating P-type ATPase: MHDAHVHHDHRHDTNEQRDPHRARDTHDASKPGETVVDPVCKMNVPIDAKLRRDYQGRTYRFCSEKCLATFRASPHKFVGTPNQPAGESATKPGAIYTCPMHPQIRANAPGNCPICGMALEPLAPGAVEERNPELESMTKRFWVGLALSVPLVLMTMGRMVLPFDIGMSIDALLARWPLPHGMSASWSQCVQAALATPVVLWGGWPFLARGWKSFVTRRLNMFSLIALGVAAAYVFSMFALLFPDALPQAFRSGHEIPLYFEAAAVIVTLVLLGQVLELRARSRTSSAIRDLLQLAPHTAVRVKPDGAEESVPLEAVVVGDTLRVKPGSKIPVDGVVVEGHSSVDESMITGESMPAEKTEGSKVTGATVNQTGTFVMRAEKVGTDTLLARIVQMVAEAGRSRAPIQKLADQVSGWFVLAVIALAAVAFAAWATFGPAPALANALVIAISVLIIACPCALGLATPVSIIVGVGRGAREGVLIKDAEALELMEKIDTVVVDKTGTLTEGRPRVQTVVALDARGERVLLGYAASLEGASEHPLAQAIIEQAKQAGAARTPVESFDSVPGKGVKGVIDEHAVALGNAGLMADLVVDCAWVEAEADRLREAGQTVMYVAIDGRLAGYVGVADPIKETTPDAVQLLKASGASIVMLTGDNPVTANAVAKALSLDGVKAGVLPEDKYRHVQALQQQGHVVAMAGDGVNDAPALAQANVGIAMGTGTDVAMNSARIVLVKGDLRGIARARALSVATMRNIRQNLFFAFVYNAVGIPVAAGVLYPWFGITLSPIIASAAMAASSVSVIGNALRLRTVKT, from the coding sequence ATGCACGACGCACATGTCCATCACGATCACCGCCACGACACGAACGAGCAGCGCGATCCGCATCGCGCGCGCGACACGCACGATGCATCGAAGCCCGGCGAAACAGTCGTCGATCCGGTTTGCAAAATGAACGTGCCGATCGACGCGAAACTCAGGCGCGACTACCAGGGCCGGACGTATCGCTTCTGCAGCGAAAAATGCCTGGCGACGTTTCGCGCATCGCCGCATAAATTCGTCGGGACGCCGAACCAGCCGGCCGGCGAATCCGCAACCAAGCCTGGCGCGATCTATACGTGCCCGATGCATCCGCAGATACGCGCAAACGCGCCGGGCAACTGTCCGATCTGCGGCATGGCGCTCGAGCCGCTCGCGCCCGGCGCCGTCGAAGAAAGGAATCCCGAGCTCGAATCGATGACGAAGCGCTTCTGGGTCGGGCTCGCGCTGTCGGTGCCGCTCGTGCTGATGACGATGGGCCGGATGGTGTTGCCGTTTGACATCGGCATGAGCATCGACGCGCTCCTCGCGCGCTGGCCGCTGCCGCACGGGATGTCCGCGTCGTGGTCGCAATGCGTGCAGGCGGCGCTCGCGACGCCTGTCGTGCTGTGGGGCGGCTGGCCGTTTCTCGCGCGCGGCTGGAAGTCGTTCGTGACGCGGCGGCTCAACATGTTCAGCCTGATCGCGCTCGGCGTCGCGGCCGCGTACGTGTTCAGCATGTTCGCGCTGCTCTTTCCCGACGCACTCCCGCAGGCGTTCCGCAGCGGCCACGAAATCCCGCTCTATTTCGAGGCGGCGGCGGTGATCGTGACGCTCGTGCTGCTCGGCCAGGTGCTCGAATTGCGCGCGCGCTCGCGCACGTCGAGCGCGATCCGCGATCTGCTGCAGCTCGCGCCGCATACGGCGGTGCGCGTGAAGCCGGACGGCGCCGAGGAGAGCGTGCCCCTCGAAGCGGTCGTCGTCGGCGACACGCTGCGCGTGAAGCCCGGTTCGAAGATTCCGGTCGACGGCGTCGTCGTCGAAGGGCATTCGAGCGTCGACGAATCGATGATCACCGGCGAATCGATGCCGGCCGAGAAGACGGAAGGCAGCAAGGTGACGGGCGCGACCGTCAACCAGACGGGAACGTTCGTGATGCGCGCGGAGAAAGTCGGCACCGACACGCTGCTCGCGCGGATCGTGCAGATGGTCGCCGAGGCGGGCCGCTCGCGCGCACCGATCCAGAAGCTCGCCGATCAGGTGTCCGGCTGGTTCGTGCTCGCCGTCATCGCGCTCGCCGCGGTCGCGTTCGCTGCGTGGGCGACGTTCGGGCCGGCGCCCGCGCTCGCGAACGCGCTCGTCATCGCGATCAGCGTGCTCATCATCGCGTGCCCGTGCGCGCTCGGCCTCGCGACGCCCGTGTCGATCATCGTCGGCGTCGGCCGCGGCGCGCGCGAAGGCGTGCTCATCAAGGATGCCGAAGCATTGGAGCTGATGGAAAAGATCGACACGGTCGTCGTCGACAAGACGGGCACACTGACGGAGGGCCGGCCCCGCGTTCAGACGGTCGTCGCGCTCGATGCGCGCGGCGAGCGCGTCTTGCTCGGCTACGCGGCGAGCCTCGAAGGCGCGAGCGAACATCCGCTCGCGCAGGCGATCATCGAACAGGCGAAGCAGGCGGGCGCCGCGCGCACGCCGGTCGAATCGTTCGATTCCGTGCCCGGGAAAGGCGTGAAAGGCGTGATCGACGAACACGCGGTCGCGCTCGGCAACGCAGGCCTGATGGCCGATCTCGTAGTCGACTGCGCGTGGGTCGAAGCGGAAGCGGACCGTCTGCGCGAAGCCGGCCAGACGGTGATGTACGTCGCGATCGACGGGCGGCTCGCGGGCTACGTCGGCGTCGCGGATCCGATCAAGGAAACGACGCCCGACGCCGTGCAGCTACTCAAGGCATCAGGCGCGAGCATCGTGATGCTGACGGGCGACAACCCGGTCACCGCGAACGCGGTCGCGAAGGCGCTGTCGCTCGACGGCGTGAAGGCGGGTGTGCTGCCCGAGGACAAGTACCGGCACGTGCAGGCGCTGCAGCAGCAGGGACACGTCGTCGCGATGGCGGGCGACGGCGTCAACGATGCGCCTGCGCTCGCGCAGGCGAACGTCGGCATCGCGATGGGCACGGGCACCGACGTCGCGATGAACAGCGCGCGGATCGTGCTCGTGAAGGGAGACTTGCGCGGCATCGCGCGGGCGCGCGCGCTCAGCGTCGCGACGATGAGGAACATCCGCCAGAACCTGTTCTTCGCGTTCGTCTACAACGCGGTCGGCATTCCGGTCGCGGCGGGCGTGCTGTATCCGTGGTTCGGCATCACGCTGAGCCCGATCATCGCGAGCGCCGCGATGGCGGCGAGCTCGGTGTCGGTTATCGGCAACGCGCTGCGGCTGCGTACCGTGAAAACCTGA
- a CDS encoding TPM domain-containing protein, which translates to MDIGRIARHLLMTRWRVGAAFPKRTLGKIEQAVKASHGKHVGQLRFAVEGALHASMLFKGVTARERAIDVFSELRVWDTEHNNGVLIYLLLADHDVEIVADRGIHARVDSDDWEEICRAMEAEFRRGRFEAGSIHGIERVTALLARHYPSRRAPGDELSSAPVVL; encoded by the coding sequence ATGGATATCGGACGAATCGCGCGACATCTGCTGATGACGCGCTGGCGCGTCGGCGCCGCGTTTCCGAAGCGCACGCTCGGCAAGATCGAGCAGGCGGTCAAGGCGAGCCACGGGAAGCACGTCGGGCAGTTGCGCTTCGCGGTCGAGGGCGCGCTGCACGCATCGATGCTCTTCAAGGGGGTGACTGCACGCGAGCGGGCGATCGATGTGTTCTCCGAACTGCGCGTCTGGGACACCGAGCACAACAACGGCGTGCTCATCTATCTGCTGCTCGCCGATCACGACGTCGAGATCGTCGCCGATCGCGGCATACATGCGCGCGTCGACAGTGACGACTGGGAAGAGATTTGCCGCGCGATGGAGGCCGAGTTCCGGCGCGGCCGCTTCGAGGCGGGCTCGATCCACGGAATCGAGCGCGTGACCGCGCTGCTCGCGCGGCACTATCCGTCGCGCAGGGCGCCGGGCGACGAGCTGTCGAGCGCGCCGGTCGTGTTGTGA
- a CDS encoding DUF2933 domain-containing protein: protein MPLPRHRYPLLGFPPYLLLLAGPPAHLVMRRGHRHRRASGNDARRDSEDDHERHR from the coding sequence GTGCCGCTGCCTCGCCACCGTTACCCACTTCTTGGCTTCCCGCCGTATCTGTTGCTGCTCGCCGGTCCGCCCGCCCATCTTGTCATGCGTCGCGGACATCGACACCGGCGCGCATCCGGGAACGATGCGCGCCGCGATTCCGAAGACGACCATGAGCGGCACCGCTAG
- a CDS encoding LemA family protein, translating into MRHHSSIPQAAAAWTHLVRAAALAVLAFALSGCGYNAIQVQDEQVKASWSEVLNQYQRRADLVPNLVNTVKGYANQERDVLTRVTEARAQVGSIRATPELLSDPQAFAKFEAAQGQLTSSLSRLLVVSENYPQLKSDANFRDLQAQLEGTENRITVARNRYIRSVQAYNTTIRSFPSNLTATAFGYKEKPNFAVANEAEISKPPRVDFGSTPAPAPAAGASN; encoded by the coding sequence ATGCGACATCACTCATCGATCCCGCAAGCCGCGGCGGCGTGGACACATCTCGTCCGGGCGGCGGCGCTCGCCGTGCTCGCGTTCGCGTTGTCCGGCTGCGGCTACAACGCGATCCAGGTGCAGGACGAGCAGGTGAAGGCGAGCTGGTCGGAAGTCCTGAATCAGTATCAGCGCCGCGCGGATCTCGTGCCGAATCTCGTCAACACGGTGAAGGGCTACGCGAATCAGGAGCGCGACGTGCTCACGCGCGTCACCGAGGCGCGCGCGCAAGTCGGCTCGATTCGCGCGACGCCCGAGCTGCTGTCCGATCCGCAGGCATTCGCGAAATTCGAGGCCGCGCAAGGGCAACTGACGTCGTCGCTGTCGCGGCTTCTCGTCGTGTCGGAGAACTATCCGCAACTGAAGTCCGATGCGAACTTCCGCGATCTGCAAGCGCAGCTCGAAGGCACCGAAAACCGCATCACGGTCGCGCGCAACCGCTACATCCGCTCGGTGCAGGCCTACAACACGACGATCCGCTCGTTCCCGAGCAACCTGACCGCAACGGCGTTCGGCTACAAGGAAAAGCCGAACTTTGCGGTCGCGAACGAAGCGGAGATCTCGAAGCCGCCGCGCGTCGACTTCGGGTCCACGCCCGCGCCCGCGCCGGCCGCCGGAGCCTCGAATTGA